One Thalassotalea hakodatensis DNA segment encodes these proteins:
- a CDS encoding phospholipase A: MRYNFIIFSLVLLLNSAMSLASSQQELLPLEVSPEEDFWAEFLESGQAFKEKKCQQKGMYFRCISGYEPSYFGYVGRDKKHLDGSHLEFKVSLKYPLWGSLVDLGDENTIDERSQAVYFAYTGQYDFYFGSRYSAPVISRQQNPGIFYKYEYETRQSGYKSFSVGYFHESNGQEIDDERVFDNKVADILDSICREESHESCFSDGFNQQRANAMATDYLSRGWDYLAASTKYTLMHRRDLFGRRIAVQTDFYFTAKAYFNWQGLGAVKGREENIAWRKGIDHPGDNVYDYRTFQLTVNRKLDYQGCADIANNDCHGGNGDKNWLDYLADNTEWSLTLSSGNKLNNISYRLEFVHHFAGLFPLKLTYFNGYGENISTYQSKSHYWMIGIDLW, translated from the coding sequence GTGCGTTATAATTTTATCATATTTTCTTTAGTATTATTGCTCAATTCAGCAATGTCGTTGGCATCTTCACAGCAAGAGTTGTTACCTTTAGAAGTTTCACCAGAAGAAGATTTTTGGGCGGAATTCTTAGAAAGTGGTCAGGCGTTTAAAGAAAAGAAATGCCAACAGAAGGGCATGTATTTTAGGTGTATTTCAGGATATGAACCCTCTTATTTTGGCTATGTTGGTCGAGACAAAAAGCATTTAGACGGTTCACACCTAGAATTTAAAGTCTCGCTAAAATACCCTCTCTGGGGAAGTTTAGTTGATTTAGGTGATGAAAATACCATTGATGAGCGTTCTCAAGCGGTCTACTTTGCTTATACAGGGCAATATGATTTTTACTTTGGTTCTCGTTATTCTGCGCCGGTCATTTCAAGGCAGCAAAATCCAGGTATCTTTTATAAGTACGAGTATGAAACGCGACAGAGTGGTTACAAAAGCTTTTCAGTGGGCTATTTTCATGAATCTAATGGCCAAGAAATAGATGATGAACGCGTATTTGATAACAAAGTCGCAGATATTTTGGACAGTATTTGCCGCGAAGAAAGTCACGAAAGCTGCTTCTCTGATGGATTTAACCAGCAGCGTGCAAATGCTATGGCAACAGATTATTTAAGCAGAGGGTGGGATTATTTAGCCGCCTCTACTAAATATACTTTAATGCATCGCCGAGACTTATTTGGCAGACGGATTGCTGTACAAACTGACTTTTATTTCACGGCAAAAGCCTATTTTAACTGGCAAGGGTTAGGAGCAGTAAAAGGGCGTGAAGAAAATATTGCCTGGCGAAAAGGTATTGATCACCCAGGTGACAATGTATATGACTATCGAACATTCCAGTTAACGGTGAACAGAAAACTTGATTATCAAGGTTGTGCCGATATTGCGAATAACGATTGTCATGGCGGAAATGGTGATAAAAATTGGTTAGATTATCTCGCAGATAACACGGAATGGAGTTTGACACTCTCGTCTGGGAATAAACTGAATAATATATCATATCGTCTTGAATTCGTGCATCATTTTGCAGGGCTTTTCCCCTTAAAATTAACGTATTTCAATGGTTACGGCGAAAATATCTCAACGTATCAATCCAAGAGCCATTATTGGATGATCGGTATTGATTTATGGTAG
- a CDS encoding OsmC domain/YcaO domain-containing protein: MEINVNFLDNLRVEAKFDDFSVITDQPIRYKGDGSAPSPFDYFLASSALCAAYFIKVYCKSRDISTDGIRLSQNNIVDPEDRYNQTFQIQVEIPEAISEKDRKGILRSVERCTVKKVIQTGPTFDVKAVDNLAQDAQAMLTDFSNKGETTFIEGKDLPLEKTIENMTQKLASLGMKIEVASWRNIVPHVWSLHIRDAASPMCFTNGKGATKESALCSALGEFIERLSCNFFYNDQFLGEDIANSDFVHYPCEQWFQPGENDELPNDILDEYCLDIYNPDGELRGSHLIDTNSGNVARGICSIPYVRQSDGETVYFPSNLIENLFLSNGMSAGNNLQEAKVQCLSEIFERAVKRQIIEQEIVLPDVPQAVIEKYPSIHEGIQALEAQGFPIVVKDASLGGQFPVMCVTLMNPKTGGVFASFGAHPSFEVALERSLTELLQGRSFEGLNDVQRPTFNSMAVAEPENFVEHFIDSSGVISWRFFSEKHDYEFVEWDFSGTNDEECNTLFGILATMGKEVYVAEFTEIGEACRILVPDYSEVYPVEDLIWDNTNKALQYREDILNIHRLSDDELAALVTRLEDSQLDNYIDIITLIGIEFDENTVWGQLTILELKILIYLALGALEEAQELVGEFLQFNDNTVERGLFYQAMAATLEVAINEDLDIDDYLTSFTRMFSQEVMDNVIGSINGDVTFYGLTPTNMQLEGLDKHLRLIDSYKKLHQARANSVIG, translated from the coding sequence ATGGAAATTAACGTTAACTTTTTGGATAACTTGCGTGTTGAAGCGAAGTTTGATGATTTTTCAGTAATTACTGATCAACCTATTCGCTATAAAGGAGATGGTTCAGCGCCTAGTCCATTTGATTACTTTTTAGCATCTTCAGCATTATGTGCAGCTTATTTTATTAAGGTTTATTGTAAGTCTCGTGATATTTCTACTGATGGTATTCGGTTATCTCAAAATAATATCGTTGATCCAGAAGATCGCTATAACCAGACGTTTCAAATTCAAGTAGAAATACCAGAAGCTATTTCTGAAAAAGATCGCAAAGGCATATTGCGTTCAGTTGAGCGCTGTACCGTAAAAAAAGTCATACAAACCGGGCCAACCTTTGATGTTAAAGCGGTCGATAATTTAGCGCAAGACGCGCAAGCGATGTTGACTGATTTCTCAAATAAAGGAGAAACAACCTTTATCGAAGGCAAAGATCTTCCGTTAGAAAAAACCATTGAGAACATGACACAAAAGCTTGCTAGTTTAGGCATGAAAATTGAAGTGGCATCATGGCGAAATATTGTGCCACATGTGTGGTCTTTGCATATTCGTGATGCGGCGTCACCAATGTGTTTTACCAATGGTAAAGGCGCGACTAAAGAAAGTGCATTATGCTCAGCACTAGGAGAATTTATTGAGCGTTTAAGTTGTAACTTTTTCTATAACGATCAATTTTTGGGTGAAGACATTGCCAATAGTGATTTTGTTCACTATCCATGCGAGCAGTGGTTTCAACCGGGCGAAAATGATGAACTGCCAAATGACATTTTAGATGAATATTGCCTAGACATTTATAACCCTGACGGTGAATTACGTGGCTCTCACTTAATTGATACTAATTCAGGTAATGTAGCGCGAGGGATTTGTTCAATTCCCTATGTACGCCAATCAGATGGTGAAACTGTGTATTTTCCCTCTAACTTGATTGAGAACTTATTCTTAAGTAATGGTATGAGCGCAGGAAATAATCTGCAAGAGGCGAAAGTGCAGTGTTTATCGGAAATATTTGAACGGGCGGTTAAACGTCAGATCATTGAACAAGAAATTGTGTTACCTGATGTTCCACAAGCGGTTATCGAAAAATATCCTAGTATACATGAAGGTATTCAAGCATTAGAAGCCCAAGGCTTTCCTATTGTGGTTAAAGATGCCTCGCTTGGTGGGCAATTTCCAGTGATGTGCGTTACCTTGATGAACCCTAAAACGGGTGGCGTATTTGCTTCTTTTGGTGCTCACCCAAGTTTTGAAGTTGCCCTTGAACGTAGTTTAACTGAATTGTTGCAAGGTCGAAGCTTTGAAGGCTTAAATGACGTACAACGACCAACATTTAATAGTATGGCAGTTGCCGAACCTGAAAATTTTGTGGAACATTTTATTGATTCATCTGGGGTTATTTCTTGGCGCTTTTTTAGTGAAAAGCATGACTATGAGTTTGTTGAATGGGACTTTTCAGGAACCAATGACGAAGAGTGTAATACGCTTTTCGGCATATTAGCAACAATGGGCAAAGAAGTTTACGTTGCTGAGTTTACTGAAATAGGTGAGGCTTGCCGTATTTTAGTACCTGATTATTCTGAAGTGTATCCAGTTGAAGATTTGATTTGGGACAACACCAATAAAGCGTTGCAATATCGTGAAGATATTTTAAATATTCATCGTTTATCTGATGATGAACTTGCCGCTTTAGTCACACGGTTAGAAGACAGCCAGCTTGATAATTATATCGATATAATCACGTTAATAGGTATTGAATTTGATGAAAATACCGTCTGGGGACAGTTAACCATTCTTGAACTTAAGATACTTATTTACCTTGCGTTAGGCGCGTTAGAAGAAGCACAAGAGTTAGTTGGTGAGTTCCTCCAGTTTAATGATAATACGGTAGAACGTGGTTTATTTTATCAAGCAATGGCAGCAACGCTTGAAGTGGCAATCAATGAAGATCTTGATATAGATGATTACTTAACAAGCTTTACCCGTATGTTCAGCCAAGAGGTGATGGACAATGTGATTGGTTCTATTAATGGCGACGTAACCTTTTATGGCTTAACGCCTACTAATATGCAACTTGAGGGTTTAGATAAACATTTACGACTAATTGACAGTTATAAAAAACTCCATCAAGCAAGAGCTAATAGCGTGATTGGTTAG
- a CDS encoding alpha/beta hydrolase gives MKIIFSHGKESGPWGSKITTLADTGIASGFQVDSVDYRNIVNPDERVKKLNDYLAKETQPYVLVGSSMGGYVSLVAAQTNKPLGLFLLAPALFMPNYQHQTYAPLVSNIEIIHGWSDDVIPVEHSIKYGQQTQCALHLIEGDHRLTSSMEQVIMLFESFILNTKTQFEYKVNT, from the coding sequence ATGAAAATTATATTCTCACACGGTAAAGAAAGCGGGCCATGGGGCAGTAAAATTACCACACTTGCTGATACAGGCATAGCCTCAGGTTTTCAAGTTGATAGCGTAGATTACCGTAACATTGTGAATCCCGATGAACGGGTAAAAAAGCTCAATGATTACTTAGCAAAAGAAACACAACCTTATGTGTTGGTTGGTTCAAGCATGGGCGGCTATGTTTCACTCGTAGCCGCGCAAACCAACAAACCGCTAGGGCTATTTTTATTAGCGCCAGCGCTATTTATGCCTAATTACCAACATCAAACATATGCTCCTCTTGTCAGCAATATTGAAATTATTCATGGTTGGTCTGACGATGTTATACCTGTTGAACATTCCATTAAATATGGTCAACAGACCCAATGTGCTTTGCACCTAATTGAGGGCGATCATCGCCTAACTTCTTCTATGGAACAGGTTATTATGCTATTTGAATCTTTTATATTGAACACAAAAACTCAATTTGAATACAAGGTAAATACATGA
- a CDS encoding SEL1-like repeat protein yields MIRSTLIASLLSLLLSTSVAFAEHENHFDKAQWHQALEHFNLVGTALENQLFDDYSIAKQALTLGSYLWFEEQKGANNNAKESNQKLAQQLLLYAANQPDTLNKFDHGYLFNLLAQTYQVQGITSKAAYYFNKGIDVEYPDSCNNLGVMWEQQADFRKAEKTYLHCLSRSKEFATALLYLNLGTIYYNGSGQVVSNKKLGAMYWQKSYELFPFDADINYNLGVYHVNQTENYAQARYHFAYCAYKDLQCVAALSHKALIGKYANNPYLQDILTLQAQFEREHLLSERLKHAFDDSVYFDVATKHNLIFSVHKSKTEQVISVSVSFKKAQAERAINMLHRLIYIDMFSDLNINTLTLKQAITSQKNYTFHYLEQAHHLRHEADKRHYSITFND; encoded by the coding sequence ATGATTCGTTCAACACTTATCGCCTCATTGCTTAGCTTATTACTGAGTACATCAGTCGCTTTTGCTGAACATGAAAATCACTTTGATAAAGCGCAATGGCATCAAGCTCTGGAACACTTTAACCTGGTAGGGACAGCATTAGAAAACCAATTATTTGATGATTATTCAATAGCTAAACAAGCACTGACTCTTGGAAGCTATTTATGGTTCGAAGAACAAAAGGGAGCAAATAACAATGCAAAAGAATCGAACCAGAAGCTTGCGCAGCAATTATTACTCTATGCAGCAAACCAACCTGATACCTTAAATAAATTTGATCATGGTTATTTATTCAATTTGCTTGCACAAACTTATCAAGTGCAAGGTATTACCTCTAAAGCTGCCTATTATTTTAATAAAGGCATTGACGTTGAATATCCAGATTCATGTAATAACTTAGGCGTGATGTGGGAGCAACAAGCTGACTTTAGAAAGGCAGAAAAAACCTATCTACACTGTTTATCTCGTTCAAAAGAGTTCGCTACAGCGTTACTTTATTTAAACCTTGGCACTATTTATTATAATGGCTCAGGGCAAGTGGTTTCGAATAAAAAGCTAGGTGCAATGTATTGGCAAAAGTCGTACGAGCTATTTCCCTTTGATGCCGATATTAACTACAACCTAGGTGTTTATCATGTAAATCAAACGGAAAATTATGCTCAAGCACGATACCATTTTGCCTATTGTGCTTATAAAGATTTACAGTGTGTGGCCGCATTATCACACAAAGCACTTATCGGAAAATATGCAAACAATCCCTACCTGCAAGATATTTTAACCTTACAAGCACAATTTGAGCGGGAACATTTACTCAGTGAACGATTAAAACACGCTTTTGATGACAGTGTTTACTTCGATGTTGCGACAAAACACAATTTAATATTTAGTGTGCACAAATCTAAAACAGAGCAAGTGATAAGTGTCTCTGTAAGTTTTAAAAAAGCGCAAGCAGAACGCGCAATAAACATGTTACATCGATTGATTTACATTGACATGTTTTCTGATCTTAATATCAACACATTAACACTTAAACAAGCAATCACCAGCCAAAAAAACTACACCTTTCATTATTTAGAACAGGCGCATCATTTAAGGCATGAAGCAGACAAACGCCATTACAGCATTACCTTTAACGATTAA
- a CDS encoding Lrp/AsnC family transcriptional regulator encodes MDKFDKKILEILQQDCTLSVSDVAEKVGLSTTPCWRRIQTLEKKGIIKGRVALAEPEKLNVGLTVFVMIKTNQHNPQWLAAFGKIAKEFPEIIEFYRMSGEVDYLLRVVVSDMKAYDSFYKKLIDRASFADISSSFAMEEIKYTTALPVDYV; translated from the coding sequence ATGGATAAATTTGATAAAAAAATTCTAGAAATTCTTCAACAAGACTGCACATTATCGGTCAGTGATGTGGCAGAAAAAGTGGGCTTGTCTACAACCCCTTGCTGGCGACGTATTCAAACGTTGGAAAAAAAAGGCATAATAAAAGGGCGAGTTGCCTTGGCGGAACCTGAGAAACTCAATGTAGGTTTAACGGTTTTCGTGATGATAAAAACAAACCAACACAACCCACAGTGGTTAGCTGCCTTTGGTAAAATAGCTAAAGAGTTTCCAGAAATCATTGAGTTCTATCGAATGAGTGGTGAAGTAGACTATTTGTTAAGAGTTGTTGTTTCCGATATGAAAGCATATGACAGCTTCTATAAAAAACTCATTGATAGAGCAAGCTTTGCAGATATTAGCTCAAGTTTTGCGATGGAAGAAATTAAGTATACTACAGCATTACCTGTTGATTATGTTTAG
- a CDS encoding amidohydrolase family protein translates to MAVTPHNNMIQIIDPHLHLFDITQGDYYWLKPENPPFWADKPIIHRTFTCENIELQPPLSLCGFVHIEAGFDNKQPIKEVEYLEQAVSMPFTAIAYANITDEPAVFKAAITALMQYQHVVGIRYILDNNALDILSNANVSQNFSLLAEKSLIFDCQMPLANTKAVSLLCTLLSQTPALKVVINHLGSLTKADQNNISNKWYQGLLALSAFPTVAIKCSGWEMVSRNYTRQWLRGMVLTCVEVFGEHRVMLASNFPLCLFSMNYQDYWQQVIDVIPNSLQQSLCYKNAKTWYNVE, encoded by the coding sequence ATGGCGGTTACACCGCACAATAATATGATACAAATTATTGATCCACATTTACACTTGTTTGATATAACGCAGGGTGACTATTATTGGTTAAAGCCTGAAAACCCACCGTTTTGGGCTGATAAACCTATCATTCATCGAACGTTTACCTGTGAAAATATCGAATTACAGCCACCATTATCTCTTTGTGGTTTTGTACACATTGAAGCTGGATTTGATAATAAGCAACCGATTAAAGAAGTCGAATACCTAGAGCAAGCGGTAAGTATGCCTTTTACTGCAATAGCATATGCAAACATTACCGATGAGCCTGCCGTTTTCAAGGCAGCGATAACCGCTTTAATGCAGTATCAGCATGTTGTGGGTATTCGGTATATTCTCGATAATAACGCACTTGATATTCTATCAAATGCTAATGTCAGTCAGAATTTTTCATTACTTGCTGAAAAGTCACTTATTTTTGATTGCCAAATGCCATTAGCAAATACAAAAGCCGTATCGTTGTTGTGTACGTTATTATCGCAAACGCCAGCGTTAAAGGTGGTGATTAATCATCTAGGTTCACTGACTAAAGCCGACCAAAACAATATTAGCAATAAATGGTATCAAGGGCTTTTAGCATTATCGGCTTTTCCTACGGTGGCAATAAAGTGCTCTGGCTGGGAAATGGTATCCAGAAACTATACTCGTCAATGGCTAAGAGGCATGGTTCTAACCTGTGTTGAAGTGTTTGGTGAGCATCGCGTTATGCTGGCGAGTAATTTTCCGTTGTGTTTATTTTCAATGAATTACCAAGACTATTGGCAACAGGTTATTGATGTAATTCCAAACTCACTACAGCAAAGTTTGTGCTATAAAAATGCAAAAACATGGTATAACGTAGAATAA
- a CDS encoding SDR family NAD(P)-dependent oxidoreductase, translating to MMKTCIVTGGSSGIGLSIAQSFMAKGYRVCNLDINDGGVGEFFHCDVTDHQSVHQTIELIAESSSIDVLVSNAGVHFSATIEDTSPYELQRIFDINVKGAYSAIQAVLPVMKAQKQGAIILISSDQAIIAKRNSFAYNLSKSALASMAKTTALDYAQYNIRANAVCPGTIETSLYHNAINAYCERSGADKSEVHQEEASLQPLNRLGQPEEVAALVTFLASDEASFITGSLQVIDGGYTAQ from the coding sequence ATAATGAAAACATGTATTGTAACTGGCGGAAGTTCAGGTATCGGGCTGAGTATTGCCCAGTCTTTTATGGCAAAAGGTTATCGAGTGTGTAACTTAGATATTAACGACGGTGGAGTAGGAGAGTTTTTTCATTGTGATGTTACTGATCATCAATCTGTACATCAGACAATCGAGTTGATTGCAGAGTCATCAAGCATTGATGTGCTGGTGTCTAATGCTGGAGTTCATTTTTCAGCGACTATCGAAGATACTTCGCCGTATGAGTTACAACGTATATTCGATATCAATGTAAAAGGCGCTTACTCAGCAATACAAGCAGTATTGCCTGTAATGAAAGCGCAAAAACAAGGTGCTATTATTTTAATCTCTTCTGATCAAGCTATTATTGCAAAGCGAAATTCTTTTGCCTATAACTTGAGCAAATCTGCACTTGCATCTATGGCAAAAACAACTGCTTTAGATTACGCGCAGTATAATATAAGAGCTAATGCCGTATGCCCAGGCACTATCGAAACATCTTTATATCATAATGCTATTAACGCTTATTGTGAACGTTCAGGGGCAGATAAGTCGGAAGTGCATCAAGAGGAGGCAAGCTTACAACCGTTAAATCGCTTAGGGCAGCCTGAGGAAGTTGCGGCCTTAGTAACCTTTTTAGCGTCGGATGAAGCTAGCTTTATCACGGGGAGTTTGCAAGTGATCGATGGCGGTTACACCGCACAATAA
- a CDS encoding dipeptidase — translation MNLTKFNQFVKVGVICSLPLFSLPSQALKVSNIAQQTAEYAVNTYSQAMIDSLAKLVQHNTVAAKGIPSDKNPTHIAFKKELQQQALALGLDYQDDGYIVIIGLGNSKERVGIITHGDIQPANPDKWAKSPFELDTTSEPGKLIGRGTEDDKGPIATALYAMKAIQDKGIPLNKRLELYVYMAEESDWQPLIDYVKTHELPQTNITIDAEYPVVTAEKGYGTLKIAFKKLNKQTFDTYIKHFEGGYFGSQIPEDAKAVIDNADINLLEKLMKKAQSYQGVNFDFTLKDNQLTITALGKSAHSSKPQEGVNAIPYLADLLADHRWPNNGPGTLVNFINDNVGLGLEGKKFGEIAYHDDFMGPMTVSPTVIKQHNDSLELNINIRRPEGKTATQLRAEITQAIASWKLQYLAELTELDHQIGDPFVQSDAPHIDTLLSVFSHFTGINNAQPISIGGGTNSRLFPGAVAFGPSMPGEKYTGHSEHEFITKKQFDLNLKMYTAAMVELAK, via the coding sequence TTGAATCTTACGAAATTTAATCAATTCGTTAAGGTAGGAGTCATTTGCAGCCTACCTTTGTTTTCACTACCTAGCCAAGCACTTAAAGTGAGTAATATTGCTCAGCAAACTGCTGAGTATGCCGTAAATACTTATTCACAAGCTATGATAGATAGCTTAGCAAAATTAGTACAACATAATACTGTTGCGGCAAAAGGCATTCCTTCTGATAAAAACCCAACGCATATTGCGTTTAAAAAAGAGCTTCAACAGCAAGCTCTTGCGCTTGGTTTAGATTATCAAGATGATGGTTATATTGTCATCATAGGTTTAGGTAACAGCAAAGAGAGAGTGGGCATTATTACCCATGGTGATATTCAACCAGCAAACCCTGATAAGTGGGCAAAGTCTCCTTTTGAATTAGACACAACGAGTGAACCAGGAAAGTTAATTGGGCGAGGAACTGAAGATGATAAAGGGCCTATCGCAACAGCGCTGTATGCGATGAAAGCTATTCAGGATAAAGGGATCCCTTTAAATAAACGCCTTGAGCTTTATGTTTATATGGCTGAAGAGTCTGATTGGCAGCCGTTAATAGACTATGTCAAAACTCATGAGTTGCCGCAGACTAATATTACTATTGATGCCGAATACCCAGTAGTGACTGCCGAAAAAGGTTACGGCACATTAAAAATAGCCTTTAAAAAGCTGAATAAACAAACATTTGATACGTATATCAAGCACTTTGAGGGCGGATATTTTGGCTCTCAAATACCGGAAGATGCCAAAGCTGTGATTGACAATGCTGATATTAATCTTTTAGAAAAATTAATGAAGAAAGCCCAATCTTATCAGGGCGTTAATTTTGACTTTACCTTAAAAGATAACCAATTAACTATTACTGCTCTAGGAAAGTCAGCGCACTCTTCTAAGCCACAAGAGGGAGTCAATGCTATTCCTTATTTAGCGGATTTACTAGCTGATCATCGCTGGCCAAATAATGGACCAGGTACTTTAGTAAACTTCATTAATGATAATGTCGGCTTAGGATTAGAAGGTAAAAAGTTTGGTGAAATTGCTTATCATGATGACTTTATGGGGCCGATGACAGTTTCACCAACAGTCATAAAACAGCATAATGATAGTCTTGAACTAAACATTAATATACGTCGACCTGAAGGTAAGACAGCTACACAACTCAGGGCTGAGATTACCCAAGCTATTGCCAGTTGGAAGTTACAGTACCTTGCTGAACTTACTGAGTTAGACCATCAAATTGGTGATCCGTTTGTACAATCAGACGCACCTCACATTGATACGTTATTATCTGTATTTAGTCACTTTACCGGGATCAATAATGCACAGCCGATATCTATAGGTGGTGGCACTAATTCTCGTTTATTTCCTGGCGCAGTAGCATTTGGACCATCTATGCCGGGTGAAAAATATACCGGTCACTCTGAGCATGAGTTTATCACGAAAAAACAGTTTGATTTGAATTTGAAAATGTATACTGCGGCGATGGTTGAATTAGCAAAGTAA
- a CDS encoding GNAT family N-acetyltransferase, producing MSLAIRPAVIEDAPTLLHFIRELAIYEKAESEVLATVATIESSMFSENSGVHGLICELNGDAIGFAVYFYNYSTWLAKPGLYLEDLYVSPQYRGKGAGIALLKHLAKTAMNNKCGRFEWSCLDWNTPSREFYESLGAEPQPEWVGYRMAGETLSNFAQS from the coding sequence ATGTCATTAGCAATAAGGCCAGCCGTTATTGAAGATGCACCAACCCTTTTACACTTTATTCGCGAACTTGCTATTTATGAAAAAGCTGAAAGTGAAGTTCTTGCAACAGTAGCAACGATTGAATCAAGCATGTTTAGTGAAAATTCTGGGGTACACGGATTAATTTGCGAATTAAACGGTGATGCCATTGGCTTTGCAGTATATTTTTATAATTATTCAACGTGGCTAGCAAAACCAGGGCTTTATTTGGAGGATTTATATGTTTCCCCTCAGTATAGAGGAAAAGGTGCAGGCATTGCTTTACTGAAACATCTCGCAAAAACAGCAATGAACAACAAATGCGGCCGATTCGAATGGAGTTGTTTAGATTGGAATACTCCCTCTCGTGAATTTTATGAGTCATTAGGTGCAGAACCGCAACCTGAGTGGGTTGGATACCGTATGGCAGGTGAAACTCTCTCGAACTTTGCCCAATCGTAA
- a CDS encoding OmpA family protein, which translates to MRTLSLATLGVTIALTSLTTSYALATEQPNAEELVGKNYLGAHGLLINTDDDRLITNPSFGTTSLDNGAGAGLELGYRITKDFEARLSYSYINLDAEDDRFDVASGTNTALDLLYFPYQKSFYIVAGANFLDVDHSNLSPGVGAGYRHYISNNAAFYLEGQGMYQIDDNHLDFVSKIGFIYYFGDIDSPAAAPAAKPIKPAKAQQETLPADSDKDGVPDAVDKCMNTPLNNKVNSVGCTIFMDREKVMDLSVHFAHDKYEVKPAAYPEIERAAKFLKQYPQESITINGHTSAVGDEKYNLELSQKRAQAIINILTEQFNIDRSRLTAEGHGESELLDTANTAAAHAKNRRIEARIVGTKRVPVQR; encoded by the coding sequence ATGCGCACTTTATCGCTCGCAACTTTAGGCGTGACTATAGCCTTAACTTCTCTTACCACTTCTTATGCACTCGCTACTGAACAACCAAACGCAGAAGAGCTTGTAGGTAAAAATTATTTAGGTGCACACGGCCTTCTCATTAATACAGATGATGATCGCCTAATCACAAATCCTAGTTTTGGAACTACATCTCTTGACAATGGCGCAGGTGCTGGCCTTGAATTAGGTTACCGTATTACCAAAGATTTTGAAGCTAGACTATCATACTCTTACATAAATTTAGACGCAGAAGACGATAGATTTGATGTTGCATCAGGTACAAACACAGCGTTAGATTTACTTTATTTTCCTTATCAAAAAAGCTTCTATATAGTGGCAGGTGCTAACTTTCTAGATGTTGATCACTCAAACCTTTCTCCAGGTGTAGGTGCAGGTTATCGCCACTACATCAGCAACAATGCAGCTTTCTACTTAGAAGGCCAAGGCATGTATCAAATTGATGACAATCATCTCGATTTTGTCAGTAAAATTGGTTTTATTTATTATTTTGGTGATATTGACTCACCTGCGGCAGCTCCAGCAGCTAAACCGATAAAACCAGCAAAAGCCCAACAAGAAACATTGCCTGCTGACTCTGATAAAGACGGTGTTCCTGATGCTGTTGATAAATGCATGAATACACCTTTGAACAATAAAGTGAATTCTGTTGGTTGTACGATATTCATGGATCGCGAAAAAGTGATGGATTTATCGGTTCATTTTGCTCACGATAAATATGAAGTAAAACCAGCAGCTTACCCAGAAATAGAACGTGCAGCTAAGTTTCTTAAACAATACCCACAAGAATCCATCACAATAAATGGTCATACTTCTGCTGTTGGTGATGAAAAATATAATCTGGAACTTTCACAAAAACGTGCTCAAGCAATCATAAACATTCTAACAGAACAGTTTAACATTGATCGTTCACGCTTAACTGCCGAAGGCCATGGTGAAAGTGAATTACTCGACACTGCTAACACAGCTGCAGCTCATGCGAAAAACAGACGAATTGAAGCACGAATTGTGGGCACCAAACGTGTACCCGTTCAACGCTAA
- a CDS encoding DUF3010 family protein, with product MKACGVELKGNDAVICVMSKSMGLYDIPQVRVPRITIDNAGNTEDLQKFQFTFAKFLEDYQIDKVVIKGRALKGKFAGGAVGFKLEAAIQLIEGIDAEILSATMIKSTIAKSPVPIDFRDTGLKKFQETAFQTVFAYLESN from the coding sequence ATGAAAGCTTGTGGTGTAGAACTTAAAGGCAATGATGCCGTTATTTGTGTCATGTCAAAATCAATGGGCTTGTATGATATTCCTCAGGTTCGTGTACCAAGAATTACCATCGATAATGCAGGTAATACTGAAGATTTACAGAAATTTCAATTCACTTTTGCAAAATTTCTGGAAGATTACCAAATTGATAAAGTTGTTATTAAAGGCCGTGCGCTTAAGGGTAAATTTGCCGGTGGTGCTGTTGGTTTTAAATTAGAGGCTGCTATTCAATTAATTGAAGGCATTGACGCAGAAATTTTATCCGCCACGATGATCAAATCTACCATTGCTAAATCACCAGTGCCAATCGACTTTAGAGATACTGGTTTGAAGAAGTTTCAAGAAACAGCCTTTCAAACCGTTTTTGCTTATTTAGAAAGCAACTAA